A genomic window from Salvia splendens isolate huo1 chromosome 11, SspV2, whole genome shotgun sequence includes:
- the LOC121754475 gene encoding uncharacterized mitochondrial protein AtMg00750-like: MGADQVMRRCIPEWEQEDVMIHCHTLACGGHFGPKKTKRKILDSGIYWPSIHRDAYEFCKKCPRCQLTGGISARDEMPQIPIIVCEIFDVWGMDFMGPFPASGGNLYILVAVDYVSKWIEAKATRTCESREVAKFLKSNIFT; this comes from the coding sequence ATGGGGGCAGATCAAGTAATGCGACGCTGTATACCAGAATGGGAGCAGGAAGACGTAATGATCCACTGTCACACACTAGCTTGTGGGGGTCATTTTGGGCCAAAgaaaacaaaaaggaaaataCTTGATAGTGGGATTTATTGGCCATCTATCCATAGAGATGCTTATGAATTCTGCAAGAAGTGCCCTCGATGTCAACTTACTGGAGGAATATCTGCTAGAGATGAGATGCCTCAGATCCCCATTATTGTCTGTGAAATATTcgatgtatggggaatggacttcatgggaccCTTTCCCGCATCTGGAGGTAATCTCTACATACTGGTagcagtggattatgtgtccaaatggatcGAGGCAAAGGCAACTAGGACGTGTGAGTCCAGAGAAGTGGCGAAGTTTTTGAAATCTAACATATTTACCTGA
- the LOC121754476 gene encoding uncharacterized protein LOC121754476, translated as MTEPTAKESSGVLLGRPFLSTASTIIDVRNGTINLDFKGEQYTFNIDEAIKRPTDEENVYSVDVTEPLVQEFLEEEFLNRQFTDSAVDEVVEKEVEEWFETNKVGEMNDQAVAEAITEFCERPRPTGSGKTAQVSSLAKQLDQGKPLGDEATKNPLPTKEPKPAKELKPLPAHLKYAFLGEDKTIPVIINSRLTQGQEDKLLEVLRRNQKAIGWKLTDLVGISPDLCMHHIRLEEGAKPHRDQQRKLNPNMRKEVLKEIVNLVSIGIIYSIPDSNWLNQATKKDHFPLSFIDQMLEKLAGKQYFSFLDGYSGYFQIAVNPDDQEKTTFTCPFGTYAYRRMPFGLCNGPGTFQRCMMSIFSDLLERCRQKDLVLNFEKSHFMVTEGIVLGHVVSSRGIEVDPAKVAVIAKLPYPTNQKEIRAFLGHAGFYRRFIKDFTKIAQPLTRLLQNDVEFEFSDACKAAFQFLTDRLISSPIICAPDWNHLFEVMCDASDYAMGAVLGQNIEGKSYVIFYTSKTLNQAQKNCGVTEKEMLSVVFAFEKFRPYLLGSKVIVYIDHEAIKYLLAKKESKLRLIRWVADHLSRILQEDNGEAILEAFPEEHLCLIKSIPERQWINQEEEIAQANQGSKGQNTRKEPWLADMANYLVTGELPRSDKISRAQKLKLKSNS; from the exons ATGACAGAACCCACGGCGAAAGAGTCGAGTGGAGTCCTACTGGGACGACCATTCTTGTCCACGGCCAGCACTATCATAGATGTCCGCAATGGGACGATCAATCTGGACTTCAAGGGAGAGCAGTATACATTCAATATCGATGAGGCCATAAAAAGGCCAACCGACGAAGAGAACGTGTATTCCGTGGATGTAACTGAGCCCTTGGTACAGGAGTTTTTGGAAGAAGAATTTTTAAATAGGCAGTTCACAGACTCCGCTGTAGATGAAGTGGTCGAAAAGGAAGTAGAAGAGTGGTTTGAGACAAATAAGGTTGGAGAAATGAACGACCAAGCCGTCGCAGAAGCAATAACAGAATTTTGCGAACGTCCAAGGCCAACTGGGTCGGGTAAGACAGCTCAAGTATCCAGCCTAGCAAagcagcttgatcaaggaaaGCCACTGGGTGATGAAGCTACAAAAAATCCTCTGCCCACCAAAGAGCCAAAACCCGCGAAGGAGTTGAAACCCCTTCCAGCGCATCTAAAGTACGCCTTCCTGGGAGAAGACAAAACTATTCCCGTCATTATAAACAGTCGATTGACCCAAGGGCAGGAAGACAAGTTACTGGAAGTATTACGAAGGAATCAGAAGGCTATCGGCTGGAAGCTGACAGACTTGGTGGGAATTAGCCCGGATTTGTGTATGCATCACATCCGGCTGGAGGAAGGAGCCAAGCCACACCGCGACCAACAAcggaaactcaaccccaacatgaggaAAGAGGTGCTGAAAGAAATTGTCAACCTGGTTTCAATCGGAATTATCTATTCTATTCCCGACAGTAATTGG CTGAACCAAGCCACAAAGaaagatcacttccctctgtcgttcattgatcaaatgctGGAGAAGTTGGCAGGGAAACAGTACTTCAGTTTCCTAGATGGTTATAGTGGCTATTTCCAGATCGCTGTAAACCCAGATGACCAAGAAAAGACGACGTTCACCTGCCCCTTTGGCACttacgcttacaggaggatgcccttTGGCCTCTGCAATGGTCCGGGCACTTTCcaaagatgtatgatgagcattttctcgGATCTGTTGGAAAGATGCCGCCAGAAGGATTTAGTTCTTAACTTTGAGAAATCCCATTTTATGGTTACTGAAGGAATAGTTCTGGGCCACGTAGTATCAAGCAGGGGAATAGAGGTCGACCCAGCAAAGGTAGCAGTCATTGCAAAACTCCCATATCCTACCAACCAGAAGGAGATCCGAGCCTTTTTAGGGCATGCTGGGTTCTACAGGAGATTCATCAAAGATTTCACAAAGATAGCCCAGCCTCTAACAAGACTTCTCCAGAACGATGTAGAATTTGAATTCTCAGATGCCTGCAAGGCCGCATTCCAGTTTCTTACGGACCGATTAATAAGCTCTCCAATAATATGCGCTCCCGACTGGAATCACCtctttgaggtgatgtgcgatgctagtGACTATGCTATGGGGGCGGTATTAGGTCAAAATATCGAAGGGAAAAGTTACGTCATTTTTTACACCTCCAAAACTCTAAATCAGGCACAAAAGAACTGTGGTgtgaccgaaaaggagatgctatcaGTAGTCTTCGCATTTGAGAAGTTCAGGCCTTACCTGCTTGGGTCTAAGGTGATTGTCTATATAGATCATGAGGCCATCAAATACCTCTTGGCAAAGAAAGAGTCAAAGCTGCGGTTGATCAGATGG gtggcagatcaCCTAAGTCGAATTCTGCAAGAAGATAATGGTGAAGCCATTCTAGAGGCTTTCCCTGAAGAGCATCTCTGTCTGATCAAGTCAATACCTGAGCGCCAGTGGATCaaccaagaagaagaaattgCTCAAGCCAACCAAGGAAGCAAAGGACAGAACACGAGAAAGGAGCCATGGTTAGCGGACATGGCTAATTACTTGGTAACGGGGGAGTTACCCAGAAGTGACAAAATTTCAAGAGCACAGAAGTTAAAGCTTAAAAGCAATTCCTga